DNA from Candidatus Deferrimicrobium sp.:
CAGGTCCGGGTCCGATAGTTCCTCCAGCCCGGTGAGCAGCAAACCTTGGGCGACGACCGGAACTTTTTTCGCCATCTCCTTCCCTTTTTTTGTAAGTACAACCGTAACGACCCTGCGGTCTTCCGTCGACCGGGTCCTTCTCACCAGCCCGCGGGTCTCGAGTCGATCCAGGATTCCGATGACGGTCGAAGGATGAAGGTACATCCTTCTGGCAAGATCCGAGACCATGATCGGCCTGGATGCCGCCAGAACCTTGATCGCCCAGAGTTGGGGCCCCGTCAGCCCCGCCACATGTTCCGCGCGCTTGGAGTAGCCTTGCACAACCTGGACGACCCGCCGCAGGTTATCGAACGTGCTGGCGATGGTTTCCTTTCGGGCTGCCTTCATGGGACCTCCATACCCCCGGGTTCCTGTCCTTTGCGCTCGTTATACATATGTGCGTATAACGCAAATACTTTGTATAGCAATTATACGACACGCGGTCCCTCCGTGCGACCTTCGGCATCCCGGTAACTTTTCTGTAGCCGGGACCGCCAATGTATGTATAATAACAATGATTGGTATAGCAATAACATGACCGGAGGTCGCCGATGCGATTCGATAGAGCGCCCAGCGTTCCGAAAACGTTTCCTGTCTGGCGGAAATCGGCAAAGCCCAACCGGCCGGCCCGAGGGGCCTTTTCCCCCACCGGCAAGCGAGCGGCGACATGCGTCGTCCGGGAACAGGGCAGGCCGCCGGTCCCGG
Protein-coding regions in this window:
- a CDS encoding MarR family transcriptional regulator, which encodes MKAARKETIASTFDNLRRVVQVVQGYSKRAEHVAGLTGPQLWAIKVLAASRPIMVSDLARRMYLHPSTVIGILDRLETRGLVRRTRSTEDRRVVTVVLTKKGKEMAKKVPVVAQGLLLTGLEELSDPDLKAIADGLKLLVGILGAQRMPPQLLFSEEVNIPHGDGGIETSPGKFRALAARGTR